In Monodelphis domestica isolate mMonDom1 chromosome 4, mMonDom1.pri, whole genome shotgun sequence, one DNA window encodes the following:
- the CLDN17 gene encoding claudin-17, which yields MALNPLQISGLVLGFLGMVGTLATTLLPQWRVSAFIGSNIVIFERIWEGLWMNCIQQVNVRWQCKYYSSILALPPALEAARALMCVAVALSLIALLVGICSMKQVQCTGSKEHVKAYFLGASGVLFILTGIIVLIPVSWTANLIIRDFYNPTIHVGQKRELGAALFLGWTSSAVLLIAGALLCSVCFCKRRTRRHRCSAPRHRVHYKPQNQDMTASKTSISYV from the coding sequence ATGGCTTTGAATCCCCTGCAAATTTCTGGACTGGTTCTCGGATTCCTCGGCATGGTTGGGACTCTTGCtacaactcttctgcctcagtGGAGAGTGTCTGCCTTCATTGGGAGCAACATTGTGATATTCGAAAGGATCTGGGAAGGACTCTGGATGAATTGTATCCAACAAGTCAATGTTAGATGGCAGTGCAAATACTACAGCTCTATTCTGGCTCTCCCACCTGCCTTGGAAGCAGCCCGAGCGCTGATGTGTGTGGCAGTTGCCCTGTCCTTGATTGCCTTGTTGGTTGGCATCTGCAGCATGAAGCAAGTTCAGTGTACTGGCTCTAAAGAGCATGTCAAAGCTTACTTCTTGGGAGCATCTGGAGTCCTTTTCATTCTAACAGGGATCATCGTTCTTATTCCTGTGTCCTGGACAGCCAATCTCATCATCAGGGACTTCTACAATCCAACCATCCACGTAGGACAGAAACGGGAGCTGGGAGCTGCACTCTTCCTTGGCTGGACAAGTTCAGCAGTTCTCCTTATTGCAGGGGCTCTTCTTTGTAGtgtttgtttttgcaaaagaAGAACGAGGAGGCACAGATGCTCAGCACCAAGACACCGAGTGCACTACAAACCTCAGAACCAAGATATGACGGCAAGTAAGACCTCTATCAGTTATGTCTAG